The nucleotide window TCGCGGACACCGCCGGGACGGATGATACACACGCCGGTGCAGACGGTGTGAGAGCGCCCGGAAAGTTTCCGCAGCATCGCGCGGGCTTCCTCCGGGGAACGCGGTTTCCCCATAGGCTCGCAGTCGATATAGACCAGCGTGTCCGCCCCGATCACCGTCGCATCCGGATGATCCACGGCGACTGCCTCGGCCTTGAGCGCGGCGTTTTCCTCACAGAGTTGGTCAAGCGGCATCGCCGGATCATGAATCTCCTCCGCCGGAGAAGCCACGACCCCGAACGAAAGCCCGGCCGCGGCCAGCAATTCACGACGGCGCGGCGATGCGGAAGCGAGAATCAGTTTCACGCGCGGAAGAAGGACCGGAGCCAGACGCGGGGAGCAAGGACATTCCGGCCCTGTTCGAAAGGAGTCCAACTCACTTTCCGGAGGGAGCCGGCACGGGACTCACGGTCACGGAGATCTCCTGGGTGCCGCGCAGCAGCTTCAAGTCCACGGGTTCCCGCGGGATCAAATAGAAGAACGCGTTCGCGGCATCGGCATAGTTCGCCACCTGCCGCGTTCCCACCTGGAGCAGCACGTCATTCGGGCGGAT belongs to Luteolibacter ambystomatis and includes:
- a CDS encoding Maf family protein — protein: MKLILASASPRRRELLAAAGLSFGVVASPAEEIHDPAMPLDQLCEENAALKAEAVAVDHPDATVIGADTLVYIDCEPMGKPRSPEEARAMLRKLSGRSHTVCTGVCIIRPGGVRETFHALTEVEFRELDDAAIEGYLALVHTLDKAGGYGIQEHGDRIVSGIRGSYSNVVGLPVDEVVERLLGER